One window of Medicago truncatula cultivar Jemalong A17 chromosome 2, MtrunA17r5.0-ANR, whole genome shotgun sequence genomic DNA carries:
- the LOC11420997 gene encoding topless-related protein 1 isoform X1 yields the protein MLYRERKREKHLGERKLFLLCCVWSLGLGLVKWLLFSFSMFEAFTFGFQDKGVAMSSLSRELVFLILQFLEEEKFKEAVHKLEQESGFYFNMKYFEEEVHNGNWDEVEKYLSGFTKVDDNRYSMKIFFEIRKQKYLEALDKHDRSKGVEILVKDLKVFSTFNEELFKEITQLLTLENFRENEQLSKYGDTKSARAIMLVELKKLIEANPLFRDKLQFPNLKNSRLRTLINQSLNWQHQLCKNPRPNPDIKTLFVDHSCGQPNGARAPSPANMPLLGSLPKVGGFPPLGAHGPFQPTPAPVPMPLAGWMSNPTPVAHPSVSGGGAIGLGVGGPSMPAALKHPRTPPTNPSVDYPSGDSDHISKRTRPIGMSDEGNLPVNVLSATFPGHGHGQAFNSPDDLPKTVLRTLNQGSSPMSMDFHPVQQTLLLVGTNVADIGLWELGSRERLVLRNFKVWDLSACSMPFQAALVKDPAVSVNRVTWSPDGALFGVAYSRHIVQIYSYHGGDEVRQHLEIDAHVGGVNDLAFSHPNKQLCVITCGDDKTIKVWDAATGLKQYTFEGHEAPVYSVCPHYKENIQFIFSTALDGKIKAWLYDNLGSRVDYDAPGRWCTTMAYSADGTRLFSCGTSKDGESSIVEWNESEGAVKRTYQGFRKRSLGVVQFDTTKNRYLAAGDDFSIKFWDMDNIQLLTTVDADGGLPASPRIRFNKEGSLLAVSANENGIKILANGDGIRLLRSLENSSYDASRTSEAMTKPIINPMSVATAATSAALERASSVAAITGMNGDVRNLGDIKPRISEESNDKSKIWKLTEINEPSHCRSLKLPENARVTKISRLIYTNSGNAILALASNAIHLLWKWQRNDRNSSGKATASVPPQLWQPSSGILMTNDINDNNTEDAVPCFALSKNDSYVMSASGGKISLFNMMTFKTMTTFMPPPPAATFLAFHPQDNNIIAIGMDDSSIQIYNVRVDEVKSKLKGHTKRITGLAFSHVLNVLVSSGADGQIFVWNTDGWEKQKNRFLQFPAGRTPPAQADTRVQFHQDQFRFLVVHETQLAIYEATKLECLKQWFPRDAAAPISHATFSCDSNLIFASFLDATICVFSASNLRLRCRINPSAYLSANVSSSNIQPLVIAAHPHEPNQFAVGLSDGIVHVFEPLESEGKWGVPPPIENGSASNAVANSVGASSDEVQR from the exons ATGctatatagagagagaaagagagagaaacatttaggagagagaaagttgttcttgttgtgttgtgtttggTCTCTTGGTCTTGGTCTTGTGAAGTGGTTGTTGTTTTCTTTCTCCATGTTTGAAGCTTTTACCTTTGGATTTCAAG ACAAAGGGGTTGCCATGTCATCACTCAGTAGGGAGTTGGTGTTCTTGATCTTGCAGTTTCTTGAGGAGGAAAAGTTCAAAGAGGCTGTTCATAA GCTAGAACAGGAATCAGGGTTTTACTTTAACATGAAGTATTTTGAAGAGGAAGTGCATAATGGGAACTGGGATGAGGTTGAGAAGTACCTATCTGGTTTCACTAAAGTTGATGATAATAGGTATTCTATGAAGATATTTTTCGAGATAAGGAAGCAGAAGTATCTCGAGGCATTGGACAA GCATGATCGGTCCAAGGGTGTCGAAATACTAGTGAAGGATTTGAAAGTGTTTTCTACATTTAATGAAGAGTTGTTCAAGGAGATCACACAGCTTTTGACACTGGAGAATTTTag ggAAAATGAACAATTGTCGAAGTATGGTGATACGAAGTCTGCAAGAGCAATCATGTTGGTTGAGCTCAAAAAGTTGATTGAGGCGAATCCCTTATTTCGTGACAAATTGCAATTTCCCAACCTTAAGAACTCAAGGTTGCGGACTCTCATCAATCAAAG CTTGAATTGGCAGCATCAACTTTGTAAGAATCCGCGGCCAAATCCAGATATAAAAACTCTTTTTGTGGATCACTCTTGTGGACAACCAAATGGTGCACGTGCTCCATCACCTGCTAATATGCCGCTACTAGGATCCTTACCGAAGGTTGGAGGATTTCCTCCTCTTGGTGCACATGGG CCTTTTCAACCAACTCCAGCACCTGTGCCAATGCCCTTGGCTGGTTGGATGTCAAATCCTACTCCTGTGGCGCATCCCTCAGTTTCTGGAGGAGGAGCTATAGGTCTTGGTGTTGGTGGACCATCAATGCCCG CTGCTTTGAAGCACCCTAGGACACCTCCAACTAATCCTTCTGTTGACTACCCATCTGGGGATTCAGATCACATTTCTAAGAGAACAAGACCAATAGGAATGTCTGATGAG GGAAATCTACCTGTTAATGTTCTGTCAGCGACATTTCCGGGTCATGGTCATGGCCAGGCTTTTAATTCACCTGATGACCTGCCAAAGACAGTCTTGCGAACTCTAAACCAAGGCTCGTCTCCTATGAGCATGGACTTCCATCCAGTTCAACAGACTTTACTTCTTG TTGGTACAAATGTGGCGGACATTGGTTTATGGGAATTGGGCTCTAGGGAGCGGTTGGTCTTAAGGAACTTCAAAGTTTGGGATCTGAGTGCTTGTTCAATGCCATTTCAG GCTGCTCTCGTCAAAGATCCAGCTGTTTCTGTCAACCGTGTGACTTGGAGTCCTGACGGGGCTTTGTTTG GAGTTGCTTATTCAAGGCACATTGTTCAGATATACTCTTACCATGGTGGGGATGAAGTACGACAGCACTTGGAG ATTGATGCTCATGTTGGCGGAGTAAATGATCTAGCATTTTCTCACCCAAATAAGCAGCTATGCGTGATCACCTGTGGTGATGATAAAACTATTAAG GTGTGGGATGCTGCTACGGGTTTAAAACAGTACACTTTTGAAGGTCACGAGGCTCCCGTTTATTCTGTCTGCCCACATTATAAAGAAAACATCCAG TTCATCTTTTCAACGGCATTGGATGGAAAGATAAAAGCATGGTTGTATGACAACTTGGGATCTCGTGTTGATTATGATGCTCCTGGTCGGTGGTGTACAACCATGGCTTATAGTGCTGATGGCACAAG GCTCTTTTCATGTGGGACTAGCAAGGATGGTGAATCCTCTATTGTTGAATGGAATGAAAGTGAAGGAGCTGTGAAAAGGACTTACCAAGGATTTCGAAAGCGATCTTTGGGTGTTGTACAATTTGATACGACCAAAAATCGGTATCTGGCTGCTGGTGATGATTTCTCCATTAAATTTTGGGATATGGACAATATTCAGCTTTTGACAACTGTTGATGCTGATGGGGGTCTCCCG GCAAGCCCACGCATCCGTTTCAATAAGGAAGGATCTCTTTTAGCTGTCTCTGCAAATGAGAATGGAATTAAAATCTTAGCCAATGGAGATGGTATTCGTTTGCTGCGCTCATTAGAAAATTCCTCATATGATGCATCAAGAACATCAGAAGCCATGACAAAG CCTATAATAAATCCGATGTCAGTTGCTACTGCGGCAACTAGTGCTGCACTTGAGAGAGCCTCATCTGTGGCCGCTATTACTGGAATG AATGGTGATGTCCGGAACTTAGGTGATATTAAACCTAGAATAAGTGAAGAATCCAATGACAAGTCAAAGATATGGAAGCTCACTGAAATCAATGAACCATCTCATTGTAGATCCTTGAAGCTACCTGAGAATGCAAGAGTCACAAAG ATATCGAGGTTGATATATACTAATTCAGGTAATGCTATTCTGGCATTAGCTTCAAATGCCATTCATCTTCTCTGGAAGTGGCAACGAAATGATCGCAATTCATCTGGCAAG GCCACTGCTAGTGTGCCACCTCAGTTGTGGCAACCTTCAAGTGGCATCCTGATGACTAATGACATTAATGATAACAATACTGAGGATGCAGTCCCATGCTTTGCTCTTTCCAAAAATGATTCTTACGTAATGTCGGCATCGGGTGGGAAGATTTCTCTCTTCAATATGATGACTTTTAAG ACAATGACAACGTTCATGCCACCACCACCTGCGGCAACGTTTCTGGCTTTCCATCCTCAAGATAACAATATTATTGCTATAGGCATGGATGATTCTTCCATTCAGATATATAATGTCCGCGTAGATGAG gTTAAAAGTAAACTCAAAGGCCATACTAAAAGAATAACTGGtcttgcattttctcatgtacTGAATGTGCTAGTTTCATCTGGGGCTGATGGTCAG ATTTTTGTATGGAATACTGATGGGTGGGAGAAGCAGAAGAATAGATTCTTGCAATTTCCTGCTGGGAGGACTCCACCTGCACAGGCAGATACACGGGTACAATTTCATCAGGACCAGTTCCGCTTCTTGGTGGTACATGAAACTCAGCTTGCCATTTATGAAGCAACAAAACTGGAATGTTTAAAGCAG TGGTTCCCGCGAGATGCTGCTGCACCAATATCACATGCAACTTTCTCATGTGATAGCAACTTGATATTTGCCAGCTTTTTAGATGCAACAATCTGTGTGTTCAGTGCTTCAAACCTTCGATTGCGATGCCGTATCAATCCTTCTGCTTATCTTTCCGCAAATGTCAG CAGTTCTAACATTCAACCACTTGTAATTGCTGCACATCCACACGAACCAAATCAGTTTGCTGTTGGACTGTCAGATGGCATAGTTCATGTGTTTGAGCCCCTTGAGTCCGAAGGCAAGTGGGGTGTGCCTCCACCTATTGAGAATGGGTCAGCAAGCAATGCGGTAGCTAATTCGGTTGGTGCTTCTTCTGATGAAGTCCAAAGATGA
- the LOC11420997 gene encoding topless-related protein 1 isoform X2, translating to MLYRERKREKHLGERKLFLLCCVWSLGLGLVKWLLFSFSMFEAFTFGFQDKGVAMSSLSRELVFLILQFLEEEKFKEAVHKLEQESGFYFNMKYFEEEVHNGNWDEVEKYLSGFTKVDDNRYSMKIFFEIRKQKYLEALDKHDRSKGVEILVKDLKVFSTFNEELFKEITQLLTLENFRENEQLSKYGDTKSARAIMLVELKKLIEANPLFRDKLQFPNLKNSRLRTLINQSLNWQHQLCKNPRPNPDIKTLFVDHSCGQPNGARAPSPANMPLLGSLPKVGGFPPLGAHGPFQPTPAPVPMPLAGWMSNPTPVAHPSVSGGGAIGLGVGGPSMPAALKHPRTPPTNPSVDYPSGDSDHISKRTRPIGMSDEGNLPVNVLSATFPGHGHGQAFNSPDDLPKTVLRTLNQGSSPMSMDFHPVQQTLLLVGTNVADIGLWELGSRERLVLRNFKVWDLSACSMPFQAALVKDPAVSVNRVTWSPDGALFGVAYSRHIVQIYSYHGGDEVRQHLEIDAHVGGVNDLAFSHPNKQLCVITCGDDKTIKVWDAATGLKQYTFEGHEAPVYSVCPHYKENIQFIFSTALDGKIKAWLYDNLGSRVDYDAPGRWCTTMAYSADGTRLFSCGTSKDGESSIVEWNESEGAVKRTYQGFRKRSLGVVQFDTTKNRYLAAGDDFSIKFWDMDNIQLLTTVDADGGLPASPRIRFNKEGSLLAVSANENGIKILANGDGIRLLRSLENSSYDASRTSEAMTKPIINPMSVATAATSAALERASSVAAITGMNGDVRNLGDIKPRISEESNDKSKIWKLTEINEPSHCRSLKLPENARVTKISRLIYTNSGNAILALASNAIHLLWKWQRNDRNSSGKATASVPPQLWQPSSGILMTNDINDNNTEDAVPCFALSKNDSYVMSASGGKISLFNMMTFKTMTTFMPPPPAATFLAFHPQDNNIIAIGMDDSSIQIYNVRVDEVKSKLKGHTKRITGLAFSHVLNVLVSSGADGQIFVWNTDGWEKQKNRFLQFPAGRTPPAQADTRVQFHQDQFRFLVVHETQLAIYEATKLECLKQWFPRDAAAPISHATFSCDSNLIFASFLDATICVFSASNLRLRCRINPSAYLSANVSSNIQPLVIAAHPHEPNQFAVGLSDGIVHVFEPLESEGKWGVPPPIENGSASNAVANSVGASSDEVQR from the exons ATGctatatagagagagaaagagagagaaacatttaggagagagaaagttgttcttgttgtgttgtgtttggTCTCTTGGTCTTGGTCTTGTGAAGTGGTTGTTGTTTTCTTTCTCCATGTTTGAAGCTTTTACCTTTGGATTTCAAG ACAAAGGGGTTGCCATGTCATCACTCAGTAGGGAGTTGGTGTTCTTGATCTTGCAGTTTCTTGAGGAGGAAAAGTTCAAAGAGGCTGTTCATAA GCTAGAACAGGAATCAGGGTTTTACTTTAACATGAAGTATTTTGAAGAGGAAGTGCATAATGGGAACTGGGATGAGGTTGAGAAGTACCTATCTGGTTTCACTAAAGTTGATGATAATAGGTATTCTATGAAGATATTTTTCGAGATAAGGAAGCAGAAGTATCTCGAGGCATTGGACAA GCATGATCGGTCCAAGGGTGTCGAAATACTAGTGAAGGATTTGAAAGTGTTTTCTACATTTAATGAAGAGTTGTTCAAGGAGATCACACAGCTTTTGACACTGGAGAATTTTag ggAAAATGAACAATTGTCGAAGTATGGTGATACGAAGTCTGCAAGAGCAATCATGTTGGTTGAGCTCAAAAAGTTGATTGAGGCGAATCCCTTATTTCGTGACAAATTGCAATTTCCCAACCTTAAGAACTCAAGGTTGCGGACTCTCATCAATCAAAG CTTGAATTGGCAGCATCAACTTTGTAAGAATCCGCGGCCAAATCCAGATATAAAAACTCTTTTTGTGGATCACTCTTGTGGACAACCAAATGGTGCACGTGCTCCATCACCTGCTAATATGCCGCTACTAGGATCCTTACCGAAGGTTGGAGGATTTCCTCCTCTTGGTGCACATGGG CCTTTTCAACCAACTCCAGCACCTGTGCCAATGCCCTTGGCTGGTTGGATGTCAAATCCTACTCCTGTGGCGCATCCCTCAGTTTCTGGAGGAGGAGCTATAGGTCTTGGTGTTGGTGGACCATCAATGCCCG CTGCTTTGAAGCACCCTAGGACACCTCCAACTAATCCTTCTGTTGACTACCCATCTGGGGATTCAGATCACATTTCTAAGAGAACAAGACCAATAGGAATGTCTGATGAG GGAAATCTACCTGTTAATGTTCTGTCAGCGACATTTCCGGGTCATGGTCATGGCCAGGCTTTTAATTCACCTGATGACCTGCCAAAGACAGTCTTGCGAACTCTAAACCAAGGCTCGTCTCCTATGAGCATGGACTTCCATCCAGTTCAACAGACTTTACTTCTTG TTGGTACAAATGTGGCGGACATTGGTTTATGGGAATTGGGCTCTAGGGAGCGGTTGGTCTTAAGGAACTTCAAAGTTTGGGATCTGAGTGCTTGTTCAATGCCATTTCAG GCTGCTCTCGTCAAAGATCCAGCTGTTTCTGTCAACCGTGTGACTTGGAGTCCTGACGGGGCTTTGTTTG GAGTTGCTTATTCAAGGCACATTGTTCAGATATACTCTTACCATGGTGGGGATGAAGTACGACAGCACTTGGAG ATTGATGCTCATGTTGGCGGAGTAAATGATCTAGCATTTTCTCACCCAAATAAGCAGCTATGCGTGATCACCTGTGGTGATGATAAAACTATTAAG GTGTGGGATGCTGCTACGGGTTTAAAACAGTACACTTTTGAAGGTCACGAGGCTCCCGTTTATTCTGTCTGCCCACATTATAAAGAAAACATCCAG TTCATCTTTTCAACGGCATTGGATGGAAAGATAAAAGCATGGTTGTATGACAACTTGGGATCTCGTGTTGATTATGATGCTCCTGGTCGGTGGTGTACAACCATGGCTTATAGTGCTGATGGCACAAG GCTCTTTTCATGTGGGACTAGCAAGGATGGTGAATCCTCTATTGTTGAATGGAATGAAAGTGAAGGAGCTGTGAAAAGGACTTACCAAGGATTTCGAAAGCGATCTTTGGGTGTTGTACAATTTGATACGACCAAAAATCGGTATCTGGCTGCTGGTGATGATTTCTCCATTAAATTTTGGGATATGGACAATATTCAGCTTTTGACAACTGTTGATGCTGATGGGGGTCTCCCG GCAAGCCCACGCATCCGTTTCAATAAGGAAGGATCTCTTTTAGCTGTCTCTGCAAATGAGAATGGAATTAAAATCTTAGCCAATGGAGATGGTATTCGTTTGCTGCGCTCATTAGAAAATTCCTCATATGATGCATCAAGAACATCAGAAGCCATGACAAAG CCTATAATAAATCCGATGTCAGTTGCTACTGCGGCAACTAGTGCTGCACTTGAGAGAGCCTCATCTGTGGCCGCTATTACTGGAATG AATGGTGATGTCCGGAACTTAGGTGATATTAAACCTAGAATAAGTGAAGAATCCAATGACAAGTCAAAGATATGGAAGCTCACTGAAATCAATGAACCATCTCATTGTAGATCCTTGAAGCTACCTGAGAATGCAAGAGTCACAAAG ATATCGAGGTTGATATATACTAATTCAGGTAATGCTATTCTGGCATTAGCTTCAAATGCCATTCATCTTCTCTGGAAGTGGCAACGAAATGATCGCAATTCATCTGGCAAG GCCACTGCTAGTGTGCCACCTCAGTTGTGGCAACCTTCAAGTGGCATCCTGATGACTAATGACATTAATGATAACAATACTGAGGATGCAGTCCCATGCTTTGCTCTTTCCAAAAATGATTCTTACGTAATGTCGGCATCGGGTGGGAAGATTTCTCTCTTCAATATGATGACTTTTAAG ACAATGACAACGTTCATGCCACCACCACCTGCGGCAACGTTTCTGGCTTTCCATCCTCAAGATAACAATATTATTGCTATAGGCATGGATGATTCTTCCATTCAGATATATAATGTCCGCGTAGATGAG gTTAAAAGTAAACTCAAAGGCCATACTAAAAGAATAACTGGtcttgcattttctcatgtacTGAATGTGCTAGTTTCATCTGGGGCTGATGGTCAG ATTTTTGTATGGAATACTGATGGGTGGGAGAAGCAGAAGAATAGATTCTTGCAATTTCCTGCTGGGAGGACTCCACCTGCACAGGCAGATACACGGGTACAATTTCATCAGGACCAGTTCCGCTTCTTGGTGGTACATGAAACTCAGCTTGCCATTTATGAAGCAACAAAACTGGAATGTTTAAAGCAG TGGTTCCCGCGAGATGCTGCTGCACCAATATCACATGCAACTTTCTCATGTGATAGCAACTTGATATTTGCCAGCTTTTTAGATGCAACAATCTGTGTGTTCAGTGCTTCAAACCTTCGATTGCGATGCCGTATCAATCCTTCTGCTTATCTTTCCGCAAATGTCAG TTCTAACATTCAACCACTTGTAATTGCTGCACATCCACACGAACCAAATCAGTTTGCTGTTGGACTGTCAGATGGCATAGTTCATGTGTTTGAGCCCCTTGAGTCCGAAGGCAAGTGGGGTGTGCCTCCACCTATTGAGAATGGGTCAGCAAGCAATGCGGTAGCTAATTCGGTTGGTGCTTCTTCTGATGAAGTCCAAAGATGA
- the LOC11420997 gene encoding topless-related protein 1 isoform X3 encodes MLYRERKREKHLGERKLFLLCCVWSLGLGLVKWLLFSFSMFEAFTFGFQDKGVAMSSLSRELVFLILQFLEEEKFKEAVHKLEQESGFYFNMKYFEEEVHNGNWDEVEKYLSGFTKVDDNRYSMKIFFEIRKQKYLEALDKHDRSKGVEILVKDLKVFSTFNEELFKEITQLLTLENFRENEQLSKYGDTKSARAIMLVELKKLIEANPLFRDKLQFPNLKNSRLRTLINQSLNWQHQLCKNPRPNPDIKTLFVDHSCGQPNGARAPSPANMPLLGSLPKVGGFPPLGAHGPFQPTPAPVPMPLAGWMSNPTPVAHPSVSGGGAIGLGVGGPSMPDHISKRTRPIGMSDEGNLPVNVLSATFPGHGHGQAFNSPDDLPKTVLRTLNQGSSPMSMDFHPVQQTLLLVGTNVADIGLWELGSRERLVLRNFKVWDLSACSMPFQAALVKDPAVSVNRVTWSPDGALFGVAYSRHIVQIYSYHGGDEVRQHLEIDAHVGGVNDLAFSHPNKQLCVITCGDDKTIKVWDAATGLKQYTFEGHEAPVYSVCPHYKENIQFIFSTALDGKIKAWLYDNLGSRVDYDAPGRWCTTMAYSADGTRLFSCGTSKDGESSIVEWNESEGAVKRTYQGFRKRSLGVVQFDTTKNRYLAAGDDFSIKFWDMDNIQLLTTVDADGGLPASPRIRFNKEGSLLAVSANENGIKILANGDGIRLLRSLENSSYDASRTSEAMTKPIINPMSVATAATSAALERASSVAAITGMNGDVRNLGDIKPRISEESNDKSKIWKLTEINEPSHCRSLKLPENARVTKISRLIYTNSGNAILALASNAIHLLWKWQRNDRNSSGKATASVPPQLWQPSSGILMTNDINDNNTEDAVPCFALSKNDSYVMSASGGKISLFNMMTFKTMTTFMPPPPAATFLAFHPQDNNIIAIGMDDSSIQIYNVRVDEVKSKLKGHTKRITGLAFSHVLNVLVSSGADGQIFVWNTDGWEKQKNRFLQFPAGRTPPAQADTRVQFHQDQFRFLVVHETQLAIYEATKLECLKQWFPRDAAAPISHATFSCDSNLIFASFLDATICVFSASNLRLRCRINPSAYLSANVSSSNIQPLVIAAHPHEPNQFAVGLSDGIVHVFEPLESEGKWGVPPPIENGSASNAVANSVGASSDEVQR; translated from the exons ATGctatatagagagagaaagagagagaaacatttaggagagagaaagttgttcttgttgtgttgtgtttggTCTCTTGGTCTTGGTCTTGTGAAGTGGTTGTTGTTTTCTTTCTCCATGTTTGAAGCTTTTACCTTTGGATTTCAAG ACAAAGGGGTTGCCATGTCATCACTCAGTAGGGAGTTGGTGTTCTTGATCTTGCAGTTTCTTGAGGAGGAAAAGTTCAAAGAGGCTGTTCATAA GCTAGAACAGGAATCAGGGTTTTACTTTAACATGAAGTATTTTGAAGAGGAAGTGCATAATGGGAACTGGGATGAGGTTGAGAAGTACCTATCTGGTTTCACTAAAGTTGATGATAATAGGTATTCTATGAAGATATTTTTCGAGATAAGGAAGCAGAAGTATCTCGAGGCATTGGACAA GCATGATCGGTCCAAGGGTGTCGAAATACTAGTGAAGGATTTGAAAGTGTTTTCTACATTTAATGAAGAGTTGTTCAAGGAGATCACACAGCTTTTGACACTGGAGAATTTTag ggAAAATGAACAATTGTCGAAGTATGGTGATACGAAGTCTGCAAGAGCAATCATGTTGGTTGAGCTCAAAAAGTTGATTGAGGCGAATCCCTTATTTCGTGACAAATTGCAATTTCCCAACCTTAAGAACTCAAGGTTGCGGACTCTCATCAATCAAAG CTTGAATTGGCAGCATCAACTTTGTAAGAATCCGCGGCCAAATCCAGATATAAAAACTCTTTTTGTGGATCACTCTTGTGGACAACCAAATGGTGCACGTGCTCCATCACCTGCTAATATGCCGCTACTAGGATCCTTACCGAAGGTTGGAGGATTTCCTCCTCTTGGTGCACATGGG CCTTTTCAACCAACTCCAGCACCTGTGCCAATGCCCTTGGCTGGTTGGATGTCAAATCCTACTCCTGTGGCGCATCCCTCAGTTTCTGGAGGAGGAGCTATAGGTCTTGGTGTTGGTGGACCATCAATGCCCG ATCACATTTCTAAGAGAACAAGACCAATAGGAATGTCTGATGAG GGAAATCTACCTGTTAATGTTCTGTCAGCGACATTTCCGGGTCATGGTCATGGCCAGGCTTTTAATTCACCTGATGACCTGCCAAAGACAGTCTTGCGAACTCTAAACCAAGGCTCGTCTCCTATGAGCATGGACTTCCATCCAGTTCAACAGACTTTACTTCTTG TTGGTACAAATGTGGCGGACATTGGTTTATGGGAATTGGGCTCTAGGGAGCGGTTGGTCTTAAGGAACTTCAAAGTTTGGGATCTGAGTGCTTGTTCAATGCCATTTCAG GCTGCTCTCGTCAAAGATCCAGCTGTTTCTGTCAACCGTGTGACTTGGAGTCCTGACGGGGCTTTGTTTG GAGTTGCTTATTCAAGGCACATTGTTCAGATATACTCTTACCATGGTGGGGATGAAGTACGACAGCACTTGGAG ATTGATGCTCATGTTGGCGGAGTAAATGATCTAGCATTTTCTCACCCAAATAAGCAGCTATGCGTGATCACCTGTGGTGATGATAAAACTATTAAG GTGTGGGATGCTGCTACGGGTTTAAAACAGTACACTTTTGAAGGTCACGAGGCTCCCGTTTATTCTGTCTGCCCACATTATAAAGAAAACATCCAG TTCATCTTTTCAACGGCATTGGATGGAAAGATAAAAGCATGGTTGTATGACAACTTGGGATCTCGTGTTGATTATGATGCTCCTGGTCGGTGGTGTACAACCATGGCTTATAGTGCTGATGGCACAAG GCTCTTTTCATGTGGGACTAGCAAGGATGGTGAATCCTCTATTGTTGAATGGAATGAAAGTGAAGGAGCTGTGAAAAGGACTTACCAAGGATTTCGAAAGCGATCTTTGGGTGTTGTACAATTTGATACGACCAAAAATCGGTATCTGGCTGCTGGTGATGATTTCTCCATTAAATTTTGGGATATGGACAATATTCAGCTTTTGACAACTGTTGATGCTGATGGGGGTCTCCCG GCAAGCCCACGCATCCGTTTCAATAAGGAAGGATCTCTTTTAGCTGTCTCTGCAAATGAGAATGGAATTAAAATCTTAGCCAATGGAGATGGTATTCGTTTGCTGCGCTCATTAGAAAATTCCTCATATGATGCATCAAGAACATCAGAAGCCATGACAAAG CCTATAATAAATCCGATGTCAGTTGCTACTGCGGCAACTAGTGCTGCACTTGAGAGAGCCTCATCTGTGGCCGCTATTACTGGAATG AATGGTGATGTCCGGAACTTAGGTGATATTAAACCTAGAATAAGTGAAGAATCCAATGACAAGTCAAAGATATGGAAGCTCACTGAAATCAATGAACCATCTCATTGTAGATCCTTGAAGCTACCTGAGAATGCAAGAGTCACAAAG ATATCGAGGTTGATATATACTAATTCAGGTAATGCTATTCTGGCATTAGCTTCAAATGCCATTCATCTTCTCTGGAAGTGGCAACGAAATGATCGCAATTCATCTGGCAAG GCCACTGCTAGTGTGCCACCTCAGTTGTGGCAACCTTCAAGTGGCATCCTGATGACTAATGACATTAATGATAACAATACTGAGGATGCAGTCCCATGCTTTGCTCTTTCCAAAAATGATTCTTACGTAATGTCGGCATCGGGTGGGAAGATTTCTCTCTTCAATATGATGACTTTTAAG ACAATGACAACGTTCATGCCACCACCACCTGCGGCAACGTTTCTGGCTTTCCATCCTCAAGATAACAATATTATTGCTATAGGCATGGATGATTCTTCCATTCAGATATATAATGTCCGCGTAGATGAG gTTAAAAGTAAACTCAAAGGCCATACTAAAAGAATAACTGGtcttgcattttctcatgtacTGAATGTGCTAGTTTCATCTGGGGCTGATGGTCAG ATTTTTGTATGGAATACTGATGGGTGGGAGAAGCAGAAGAATAGATTCTTGCAATTTCCTGCTGGGAGGACTCCACCTGCACAGGCAGATACACGGGTACAATTTCATCAGGACCAGTTCCGCTTCTTGGTGGTACATGAAACTCAGCTTGCCATTTATGAAGCAACAAAACTGGAATGTTTAAAGCAG TGGTTCCCGCGAGATGCTGCTGCACCAATATCACATGCAACTTTCTCATGTGATAGCAACTTGATATTTGCCAGCTTTTTAGATGCAACAATCTGTGTGTTCAGTGCTTCAAACCTTCGATTGCGATGCCGTATCAATCCTTCTGCTTATCTTTCCGCAAATGTCAG CAGTTCTAACATTCAACCACTTGTAATTGCTGCACATCCACACGAACCAAATCAGTTTGCTGTTGGACTGTCAGATGGCATAGTTCATGTGTTTGAGCCCCTTGAGTCCGAAGGCAAGTGGGGTGTGCCTCCACCTATTGAGAATGGGTCAGCAAGCAATGCGGTAGCTAATTCGGTTGGTGCTTCTTCTGATGAAGTCCAAAGATGA